Proteins encoded by one window of Lepeophtheirus salmonis chromosome 3, UVic_Lsal_1.4, whole genome shotgun sequence:
- the LOC121115471 gene encoding uncharacterized protein, whose product MKYSQALITLALIVSCSAHMHEKDSIAIEAPVEAPKETLLMEENSISSNENNAPENIHEGRIMIAPLIISPYSIIGGVPLSLYDPAAPSPQTRDIGASGGLNLGPLGAGFGAGVRPGGFYLGGGGGYSGNFFLPYNYQQHQAPYLYTRHFNQNRFF is encoded by the exons ATGAAGTACTCTCAA GCTCTTATCACTCTGGCCCTCATTGTCTCATGCAGTGCTCACATGCACGAAAAAGACTCCATAGCTATAGAGGCACCTGTGGAAGCACCTAAGGAGACTCTTTTGATGGAAGAAAACAGCATCTCTTCCAATGAAAACAACGCTCCCGAGAATATACACGAAGGCCGTATTATGATTGCTCCATTGATCATTTCTCCTTACTCAATAATTGGTGGAGTTCCATTATCTCTCTATGATCCTGCCGCCCCATCTCCTCAAACTCGTGATATTGGTGCTTCAGGTGGTCTTAATCTTGGACCTTTAGG AGCTGGATTTGGAGCTGGTGTACGACCTGGAGGGTTTTACCTTGGTGGAGGCGGTGGATACTCTGGTAACTTCTTTCTTCCCTATAATTATCAACAACATCAGGCTCCTTATCTTTATACCCGTCACTTTAATCAAAACCGTttcttctaa